Proteins co-encoded in one Plasmodium coatneyi strain Hackeri chromosome 7, complete sequence genomic window:
- a CDS encoding Transporter produces MGKKEKTIREKADQMSDSKNDEEVPNDPSARSGVMREKGPHSTNPVRNTCKGEDAARINMEDTHISNANASRNDATPKYNIFIDKKSAINSILSSTFAGIMSRTVTAPLDRVKYIMQVTNNLPISEIFKIIKKDGMVCGFFRGNCVNIVKIIPELSIKMYSYEFLKVNVYNYYRGDHSSSGGESPVNLAKDQENLDIPFFIRFIIGSSSGVIAALFIYPLEIVKTRLIVSNKNDHNGIIKCFYNIYKNEQWRNFYNGLSMHIYGVILFSGCNMSIYDYLKYLFFTLYKDYIHSTHCIPSGHHSGEHNAPEGRDAKKNASQTVDISSSNSSNSSNSSSSNIAGGETFLKYNLLNGLSYLRKKSTHWNNPIYTHQKESPLNKSECAYCNYRVKNVNCLSFLFFGITSSFIAQIVSYPFLVLRTRMQTLNNEITTNYLNNERKHIKSCSFILYNVRVYGFKSLYRGIYVNLLRTIPATSITWFAYEYAMRKLQAGVKL; encoded by the exons atggggaagaaggaaaagaccATCCGTGAAAAGGCAGACCAAATGAGTGACagcaaaaatgatgaagaggtGCCAAATGACCCCTCCGCACGGAGTGGGGTGATGAGGGAAAAGGGCCCACACAGCACAAACCCCGTGCGGAACACCTGCAAAGGCGAAGATGCAGCGCGCATCAATATGGAAGACACGCACATTAGTAACGCCAACGCCAGTAGAAACGATGCCACCCCAAAgtacaacatttttatagATAAGAAAAGCGCCATAAACAGCATTTTGAGCTCCACGTTCGCTGGAATTATGTCCAGGACAGTGACAGCCCCGCTGGATAGGGTAAAATACATAATGCAGGTAACGAACAATTTACCAATTtctgaaatttttaaaataataaaaaaggatggaaTGGTGTGTGGGTTCTTCAGGGGGAACTGCGTGAATATCGTGAAGATCATTCCGGAGCTgtccataaaaatgtactccTATGAGTTTTTAAAAGTTAACGTGTATAACTACTACAGAGGTGATCATAGTAGCAGTGGTGGGGAGAGTCCAGTCAACCTTGCGAAGGATCAGGAGAATCTCGACATCCCCTTCTTCATTCGGTTCATCATAGGAAGCTCCAGCGGGGTCATAGCGGCGTTGTTCATTTACCCCCTCGAAATAGTAAAAACGAGATTAATCGTATCGAACAAAAATGACCACAATGGAATTATCAAATGTTTTTACAACATTTATAAGAACGAACAGTGGAGGAATTTCTACAACGGACTCTCCATGCACATCTACGGAGTCATTCTATTTTCGGGATGCAACATGAGCATATACGATTATTTGaagtaccttttttttacactctACAAGGATTATATTCACTCCACACACTGCATCCCAAGTGGGCATCACTCTGGTGAACACAACGCACCGGAGGGGCGAGACGCGAAAAAGAATGCGTCTCAAACGGTAGACATCAGCAGCAGTAATAGTAGTAACAGTAGTAATAGCAGCAGTAGTAACATCGCAGGGGGAGAAACTTTCCTCAAATACAACCTACTAAACGGGTTGTCCtatttgaggaaaaaatccACCCACTGGAATAATCCAATTTATACGCACCAAAAGGAAAGTCCcctgaacaagtcagaaTGCGCCTACTGTAACTATAGGGTAAAAAACGTCAATTGTctgtccttccttttttttggtatcaCAAGCTCCTTCATCGCGCAAATTGTTAGCTACCCCTTTCTCGTTTTGCGAACCCGCATGCAAACGCTCAACAATGAGATAACTACAAATTATTTGAATAACGAGAGGAAGCACATAAAGTCGTGCAGCTTTATTCTGTACAACGTCAGGGTCTATGGGTTCAAGTCCCTCTATCGAG GCATCTACGTGAACCTCCTCAGGACCATACCTGCCACGTCGATCACGTGGTTCGCATACGAGTACGCCATGAGGAAGTTGCAGGCGGGAGTTAAGCTGTAA
- a CDS encoding Exoribonuclease, with amino-acid sequence MGVPTFYRWLVTRYPKIAKATYETRDSDVYARRTKIQDGHRDGEGKATYRVPDLSDYVNNTDETHCSDNINGYFDNLYLDMNGIIHLCSHSDNSKRAKSNEEIFLNIFLYIERLFDIIEPKKLLYMAIDGVAPKAKMNQQRSRRFKSILCSEIERKAYIELREKFLSENREVPEEFTFWDSNIITPGTQFMYELSVALKYFVEHKITNDEKWKNIVVIFSDANVCGEGEHKIYNFIKSQRGQPGYDPNTRHVIHGMDADLIMLSLASHEPYFYILREIIILDSKGEEKVQNKDFVGMLKSKQDLPLCTTHMRKTKKMYSKYNDPHYANINRSHNCQINDENWNELQILDLTILREYLSKDFFFDSTYNLERCIDDFIFICFLCGNDFLPHLPSISIASGSIDQLVLLYQKVLPVLGDYLINEGKINLKPFSKYVSFIAEVERETFISQYDFKKKREKRDQQKDSLKRVKCTDEQNDGSGNIAAMLTGGPTNNRDCDGAGGEAVNSNRGSVQFKDATVMGTETGTASASSLAASTTSPPAPVNKKMLYESKIQSMQPIRNFKFKEKKGEKSINFLVRPASSSISEQAPNNEPSTLQNVVEEEAPASSEEVQIEDQPNGQAEPCKEQPNGEVEKCKEQTNGEEAQSKEQPNGEVPQPEDPPPKGDLQFDIEDEETKRMNDINEFNMLLKEAVKKASQCENPKEDVELGGDENPELIRIKYYKSKFHLDETDYVDDFVKEVVYKYIEGLAWVLSYYFQSCPMWHWYYPYYYAPLSSDLIIDNVNFTFQKDEPILPLEQLLCVLPSNSSHCLPKGYRELMVRHDSPIIDFYPKTFKEEENGKKYKYQWVILLPFVDKERIIKHARELNDTLTEEERKRNRRGMNKIYMNCSHPLSKQITKSIKAYVKKMKEEGEKKNDADVSSTGNENANPPAGNTTEGESLSLTDGPTNVEEAGDYNSENTYDQFFKNMNLTIPISNNRDMNLFGFLNCKHEDSDVNILKKIFKFSSNFSTTCNSAFFVQPELIKHRSSLLPNHKRPRKVLTVVDINNEERKLRFNAPAAKRMILNSLSTNHPHIYSYARGNQPRSHVINYGSGGGYGGGGYGGGGYGNGGYGNGGYGSGNYGGGGYGGHAGRDHRNNYANGNYNSHMSAPKNHASYHHGPNYQNHQNHQAYQNQNPHYGNNYPPPTYKNAVMQKVPRSAAAAHTYDSKKESSYNNAYDSSYASHRNQSSRDNPNYDAPYNTSQSARYKNDNRGGHGSHGGHTTHGSYKHHTGYGNYGNHNSNHNSSHNSSHNNEVNQHKRDTFKSGAQNGAPGINKKANYNGRSVPYKDREY; translated from the coding sequence ATGGGAGTACCCACCTTCTACCGATGGCTGGTTACGAGGTACCCAAAAATAGCCAAAGCCACCTACGAAACCAGAGACAGCGATGTATACGCAAGGAGAACGAAGATTCAGGATGGACACCGTgatggggaagggaaggcCACCTATAGAGTACCAGACCTGAGCGACTATGTAAACAACACAGATGAAACGCACTGCTCAGATAACATAAATGGCTACTTCGATAATTTGTATCTTGACATGAACGGAATAATCCACCTCTGCTCCCACAGTGACAATAGCAAGAGGGCCAAAAgtaatgaagaaatatttttaaatatttttctatacaTAGAACGTTTATTCGATATAATTGAACCAAAGAAACTTCTCTACATGGCTATTGATGGAGTAGCTCCAAAGGCTAAAATGAACCAACAGAGGAGTCGAAGGTTTAAGTCTATTCTCTGTTCagaaattgaaagaaaaGCATACATAGAAttgagggaaaaatttttgtcaGAAAATCGGGAAGTTCCAGAGGAGTTCACCTTCTGGGACAGTAACATTATAACACCGGGGACTCAGTTCATGTATGAATTGTCAGTTGCTTTGAAATATTTCGTGGAGCATAAAATTACAAATGatgaaaagtggaaaaacatTGTGGTCATTTTTTCAGATGCTAATGTTTGTGGAGAAGGGGAACataaaatttataattttataaaatcgCAGAGAGGTCAACCTGGCTACGATCCGAACACCAGACATGTAATCCACGGGATGGATGCAGACTTAATCATGTTATCGCTAGCTAGCCATGAACcctatttttatattctaaGAGAAATAATTATCCTAGATTctaaaggggaggaaaaggtTCAAAATAAGGACTTCGTGGGGATGCTGAAGAGTAAGCAGGATTTACCTCTCTGTACCACCCATatgaggaaaacgaaaaaaatgtatagcAAATATAACGACCCACATTATGCTAACATAAACAGAAGTCACAACTGCCAGATCAATGATGAAAATTGGAACGAATTGCAAATTTTAGACTTAACCATTCTGAGGGAGTATCTATCGAAGGACTTCTTCTTCGATTCTACCTACAACTTGGAAAGGTGCATTGacgattttatttttatctgcTTTCTCTGTGGAAATGACTTCCTTCCGCATTTGCCTTCCATTTCGATTGCCTCGGGGAGCATAGACCAGCTAGTCCTACTATACCAGAAGGTGCTGCCCGTACTGGGGGACTACCTAATTAATGAGGGCAAGATTAATTTGAAGCCCTTTTCCAAATATGTGTCCTTCATCGCGGAGGTCGAAAGGGAAACGTTCATTTCGCAGTACgattttaagaaaaagagggaaaagaggGACCAGCAGAAGGACTCCCTAAAGAGGGTTAAGTGCACCGATGAGCAAAATGACGGTTCGGGCAACATCGCTGCGATGCTGACGGGTGGTCCAACAAACAATCGCGATTGTGATGGTGCCGGAGGGGAAGCCGTTAATTCAAATAGAGGAAGTGTACAGTTTAAGGATGCCACGGTAATGGGCACCGAAACGGGGACAGCATCGGCAAGTTCACTAGCCGCCTCCACAACATCGCCCCCCGCACCCGTGAATAAGAAAATGCTCTACGAGTCCAAAATACAGAGCATGCAGCCGATTAGGAATTTCAagtttaaggaaaagaaaggtgaGAAGAGCATCAACTTCCTCGTCCGCCCAGCGTCGTCTTCCATTTCGGAGCAGGCACCCAACAACGAACCGTCGACTTTGCAGAATGTGGTTGAGGAGGAAGCCCCTGCATCGTCGGAGGAGGTACAAATTGAGGATCAGCCCAATGGGCAAGCAGAACCATGCAAAGAACAACCCAATGGGGAGgtagaaaaatgcaaagagCAAACCAATGGGGAGGAAGCACAATCTAAGGAACAACCCAACGGGGAGGTACCCCAACCGGAGGACCCTCCCCCCAAAGGAGACCTTCAGTTCGACATAGAAGACGAGGAAACCAAACGGATGAACGATATTAACGAATTTAACATGCTCCTTAAGGAGGCCGTCAAAAAGGCAAGTCAGTGTGAAAACCCCAAAGAGGACGTAGAACTTGGGGGGGATGAAAACCCAGAGTTGATTAGAATAAAGTACTACAAGTCCAAGTTCCATTTGGATGAAACCGACTATGTAGACGACTTCGTCAAAGAAGTGGTATACAAGTATATTGAAGGATTAGCCTGGGTGCTTTCCTACTATTTTCAATCCTGTCCCATGTGGCATTGGTATTATCCCTATTATTATGCACCCCTGTCATCAGACCTAATTATAGATAATGTgaattttaccttccaaaagGACGAACCGATTCTTCCCCTAGAGCAACTACTTTGTGTGTTGCCATCGAATTCTAGTCACTGCCTACCCAAGGGGTATCGAGAATTAATGGTTCGACATGATTCCCCCATTATTGATTTTTACCCGAAAAcgtttaaggaggaagagaatgGGAAGAAGTACAAATACCAGTGGGTTATTCTCCTCCCTTTTGTAGACAAGGAGAGGATTATCAAACATGCTAGAGAGCTAAATGATACCTTAACTgaggaggagaggaagaggaatCGAAGAGggatgaacaaaatttatatgaactgttcacACCCTCTTTCGAAGCAAATTACCAAGTCGATAAAGGCATAcgtgaagaaaatgaaggaggagggggaaaagaagaacgatGCTGATGTGAGTAGCACAGGGAATGAGAATGCTAATCCTCCCGCTGGAAATACCACCGAGGGGGAGTCCCTTTCCCTGACCGATGGACCAACCAACGTGGAAGAAGCAGGCGATTACAACAGCGAAAACACATACgaccaattttttaaaaacatgaATTTAACCATCCCGATAAGTAACAACCGAGACATGAACCTGTTTGGCTTTCTCAATTGCAAACACGAAGACAGTGACGTtaacattttaaagaaaatttttaaattttcgtcCAATTTTTCCACCACGTGTAATAGCGCTTTCTTTGTCCAACCCGAACTTATAAAGCACCGTTCATCTCTTTTGCCAAACCATAAGAGACCAAGGAAGGTGCTCACCGTGGTTGACATCAACAACGAGGAGAGAAAACTCAGGTTCAACGCACCCGCAGCGAAGAGGATGATCCTGAACAGCCTAAGTACTAACCATCCGCATATTTATTCCTACGCGAGGGGTAATCAGCCCAGAAGTCATGTCATAAATTATGGCAGCGGTGGTGGTTATGGAGGGGGTGGATACGGAGGAGGCGGTTACGGAAACGGTGGTTACGGAAACGGAGGCTATGGAAGTGGTAACTACGGAGGAGGTGGTTATGGGGGCCACGCTGGCCGGGACCATAGAAACAACTACGCCAATGGGAATTACAACTCGCATATGAGTGCCCCCAAGAACCACGCGTCCTACCACCACGGCCCAAATTATCAAAACCACCAAAATCATCAAGCCTATCAAAATCAAAACCCGCATTACGGCAACAATTACCCGCCACCAACCTACAAAAATGCGGTCATGCAGAAGGTCCCAAGAAGTGCAGCCGCGGCGCACACTTACGACAGCAAGAAGGAGAGCAGCTATAACAACGCCTACGACAGTAGCTATGCATCCCATAGAAACCAATCCAGCAGGGATAATCCAAACTATGACGCACCCTACAACACTTCCCAAAGTGCGAGGTACAAGAACGACAACC